Proteins found in one Pontibacter sp. SGAir0037 genomic segment:
- a CDS encoding undecaprenyl-diphosphate phosphatase: protein MNEWQAIILAIVEGLTEYLPVSSTGHMIIASSLMGINELPITKIFEVNIQFGAILSVVALYWKRFFNTFAFYKKLLVAFLPAAVIGFALNDIIDEMLESVLLTAVMLVLGGIVLIYVDKWFKNAVDDKITYKNAIVIGFFQCLAMMPGVSRSAASIIGGLTQGVNRKAAAEFSFFLAVPTMLAAATYKFITDLLGLKLSDLFKFDLVKIGNSFEVLSGHDLKLLLIGNVVAFIVAMFAIRFFISFLTKYGFRMFGYYRIAIGIAILALLAMGVDLRV from the coding sequence ATGAACGAATGGCAGGCTATTATTTTAGCCATAGTTGAAGGACTTACAGAATACCTGCCGGTTTCCTCTACCGGCCATATGATTATCGCTTCCAGCCTGATGGGCATAAACGAGTTGCCTATCACAAAGATATTTGAAGTAAATATTCAGTTTGGAGCCATTTTATCGGTGGTAGCGCTTTACTGGAAGCGTTTCTTTAACACATTTGCGTTTTATAAAAAGCTTCTGGTAGCTTTTTTACCTGCTGCCGTTATCGGGTTTGCATTAAACGATATCATAGATGAGATGCTCGAAAGTGTTTTACTTACGGCTGTTATGCTTGTGCTGGGTGGCATTGTGCTCATCTATGTAGATAAATGGTTTAAAAACGCCGTTGACGACAAAATTACCTATAAAAACGCCATCGTAATAGGTTTCTTCCAGTGCCTTGCCATGATGCCGGGTGTTTCCAGGTCGGCGGCCTCTATTATAGGAGGCTTAACCCAGGGTGTAAACCGTAAGGCAGCTGCGGAATTCTCTTTCTTCCTGGCCGTGCCTACTATGCTGGCAGCGGCTACCTATAAGTTTATTACCGACCTCCTGGGACTAAAGCTATCCGACCTTTTCAAGTTCGACCTGGTAAAGATCGGCAACAGCTTTGAAGTACTATCCGGTCATGACCTGAAACTGCTGCTTATTGGTAACGTTGTTGCCTTTATTGTGGCCATGTTTGCTATCAGGTTCTTTATTAGTTTCCTGACCAAATACGGTTTCAGGATGTTTGGCTACTATCGAATTGCTATCGGTATCGCCATTCTGGCTTTACTGGCAATGGGCGTTGATTTAAGAGTATAA
- a CDS encoding DUF3098 domain-containing protein, which yields MEDNKNKLAFGKRNYIIMLVGIVVIAIGFIIMTMDDEQYGLGFMGITLGPIVVVLGFIIEFFAILVKDKTNE from the coding sequence ATGGAAGATAACAAAAACAAGCTTGCCTTTGGCAAACGCAATTACATCATTATGCTGGTGGGCATTGTGGTAATTGCCATCGGTTTTATCATCATGACCATGGATGATGAACAGTATGGCCTTGGCTTTATGGGTATAACGCTTGGACCTATTGTGGTGGTGCTTGGTTTCATCATCGAGTTTTTTGCAATCTTAGTTAAGGACAAAACAAACGAGTAG
- a CDS encoding ABC transporter permease gives MAKYNLKSVKKKKLGSYPHTMVVLTISLALFVIGLFGILLIHAGKLSDIVKESIEMQVYLDQNLSEVQLVRLQKTFAAKEYVAYKQDTAQVRYISKEEGAKAFLDETGEDFMEFLGENPLRDAYVVRVAADHSGNEELRKIKADLEAVNGVYEVQYVASLIESINSNLQKITLVLLGFAVILIVVVIILINNTVKLALYSQRFLIRSMQLVGATSFFIQRPFLNRAAWQGVVSGIVASALLFILMQYAYYEINELRLLRDDEQIYMLMIALMVIGCIIGFMSSYRAVKKYLGMSLDELY, from the coding sequence ATGGCAAAGTATAATTTAAAATCTGTTAAGAAAAAAAAGCTGGGTAGTTATCCGCACACCATGGTGGTACTTACTATTTCCCTGGCTCTTTTTGTAATTGGTCTGTTCGGAATCCTCCTTATCCACGCCGGAAAATTATCCGACATTGTTAAGGAAAGTATCGAAATGCAGGTATACCTGGATCAGAACCTGAGCGAGGTACAACTGGTAAGGCTTCAGAAAACTTTCGCCGCTAAAGAGTATGTGGCTTATAAGCAGGACACGGCACAGGTTCGCTATATTTCCAAAGAAGAGGGAGCCAAAGCCTTTTTAGACGAAACCGGTGAAGATTTCATGGAATTTCTGGGCGAGAACCCACTACGCGATGCTTATGTAGTGCGTGTAGCCGCAGACCACTCAGGAAATGAAGAGCTTAGAAAAATTAAAGCAGATCTGGAGGCAGTGAACGGGGTGTACGAAGTGCAGTACGTGGCAAGCCTGATCGAATCCATTAACAGTAACCTTCAAAAAATAACCCTGGTATTATTAGGCTTTGCGGTCATTCTTATCGTAGTAGTGATCATTTTGATCAACAATACTGTAAAGTTGGCTCTATACTCGCAACGCTTCCTGATTCGCAGTATGCAATTGGTTGGCGCTACTTCTTTTTTTATACAGCGGCCCTTTCTGAACAGAGCTGCCTGGCAGGGTGTCGTAAGTGGTATTGTCGCTTCTGCTTTGCTGTTCATCCTGATGCAGTATGCGTATTACGAAATCAACGAACTCAGGCTGCTTCGCGACGATGAGCAGATTTACATGCTGATGATCGCCCTGATGGTGATCGGTTGCATTATCGGATTTATGAGCTCTTACAGAGCCGTAAAGAAATACCTGGGTATGTCGCTCGATGAACTATATTAA
- a CDS encoding translocation/assembly module TamB domain-containing protein, which translates to MLGLILFLLLLFVAAFIAIRIPSVQTKVVQKAAAYISRTIEHEVTIGRVDIAFFKSVVLEEVQVLDRRHNEMFYIGKTEADISVFSIFDPNTLHIASLELVEPHANLVKYAGTDSLNLSSFIASLGKLVASDTTKTSKPFDFSIEELVIKNGKFTYDDFNDPRTAYGMDYFHLNFENISGRFSEIQLDDTLKVSIHGLTTHEVNSDAKLHNLDTRMTYASTFWEFDNLDLRLNQSNLQDYVRFDYNRFGNFSQFIDSVAMTVNLENSTVYSKDVAVFAPQLREYEEMAKVNSGSFKGTVSKFTARNVDINYGKNTHLVGRVSADGLPNFKEMFANLRLGPSVINAEDIKHFLPKDAYTIAARLGNVELEGRFLGFYNDFVANGTFNTQLGSLVSDINLKIDDNARTSSYRGYVKTDRFDVGRLLDISDVIKTISIDGRLAGSGFTLENARVNLNATINQLHILDYNYRNIKANGTLSRQNFIGKVAINDPNLVFNADGEIALARSSQAFNMIGTLQHANLQALRLSDVPFTISTQANLNFSGLQLDSFSGQAKLENTRFTYNGTPIALDSITIDSKIFENQRSLTLNSDLLALYLQGDFDYTTLIGDMKQLVEEYKLNFESYDPAIQAYYNRKSATAIREYSLDYNLHLRHANPLIKLFIPELSIANYTDVEGSFRYGNTAIFNLYTNIDTIAYNDHLFFQNTIELNTSKLQLSPDVLSSLLFTSARQQLLESNETQDFYLEGIWNERNIDFSTSIRQAGANNRATITGDLNFLENQVQIVFDRSNITLQENPWVFTPENTIYISNRGKTIEFENFLISNLNQTISIQGVLSDAPDSRLNVQVQDFDMANLNPLISMKLAGRLNAEVMLQGIYNNTVANASINLDSLYMDNILVGSIVGRTEWNGTQQLMNVDVGVHYNNAKVLSVTGNYRPNDEVNQLDLLAVSENAQLKLVEPLLTPILSHLEGTMEGRIRVLGTLAAPQLSGSVMVNNGQFLFDYLGTTYRFSDRVYLAPNSISFRNARVQDIYGNTATVNGGISHEGFENMQLDMEARYRNFMVLNTTQEQNELYYGTAFGTGTASVTGPADDLTVRVRARSDANTRIVLPLDNQTEVTRRKFIRFVNTTATDTTGVATATDNPEIDLSGINLDFDLDVTNNAYFEIIIDRQTGDIIRGSGQGQVRMTIDTRGDFNMYGGFEILNGAYNLNLLEGVVSREFKVVPGGTLSWNGDPLTGLMDLRATYSQTTSLRDIAPDIQGRYPVTAVIDLKGELLTPNINLGLSFEELPQDIESSASIQAFKSNVNNDPNELNRQVFSLLVLRRLSQPGTFAFNEAAGAAGSLGNLLSAQLSSFLNNLDNNLEIDIGLDGLDQNALTNLNVRLSYTFFEGRLRVTSQSGFANSATAGTAGATGAAPGYQGDWSLEYYITPSGELRGRLEYNTQPRSFANRVVNRQSLSILHTKRFNRFGELFRIERRNRRDRARDREPIILDSDPRLNL; encoded by the coding sequence GTGTTAGGCTTAATCCTGTTTCTTTTGCTGCTGTTTGTAGCTGCTTTTATAGCTATACGCATTCCATCGGTACAAACAAAAGTAGTACAGAAAGCAGCTGCGTATATATCACGAACCATTGAGCACGAGGTTACCATTGGCCGCGTAGATATCGCTTTCTTTAAAAGTGTGGTGCTGGAAGAGGTGCAGGTGCTTGATCGGCGCCACAATGAGATGTTCTACATTGGCAAAACGGAAGCCGATATCAGTGTTTTTTCTATTTTTGACCCCAATACCTTACACATTGCCAGCCTGGAACTGGTAGAGCCGCACGCTAACCTGGTAAAATATGCCGGAACCGATTCGTTGAACCTCTCTTCTTTTATAGCCTCACTTGGCAAGTTAGTAGCCAGCGATACAACTAAAACATCAAAGCCATTCGATTTTTCGATTGAAGAGCTGGTTATAAAAAACGGGAAGTTTACCTACGACGATTTTAACGATCCGCGCACGGCGTATGGCATGGATTATTTTCACCTTAACTTCGAAAATATTTCCGGGCGGTTTAGTGAAATACAACTGGACGATACGCTGAAGGTAAGCATACACGGACTTACCACGCACGAAGTTAATTCCGATGCGAAGCTCCATAACCTGGACACACGTATGACCTACGCCTCCACTTTCTGGGAGTTTGACAACCTGGACCTTCGCCTCAACCAGAGCAACCTGCAGGACTACGTTCGCTTCGACTATAACAGGTTCGGAAACTTTTCGCAGTTTATCGATAGCGTGGCTATGACCGTGAACCTGGAAAACTCTACCGTTTACTCTAAAGATGTAGCGGTTTTTGCACCTCAGCTCAGAGAGTATGAGGAAATGGCAAAAGTTAATTCAGGCTCCTTTAAAGGTACTGTGAGCAAGTTTACTGCCCGAAACGTAGATATTAACTATGGAAAAAATACTCACCTCGTAGGCAGGGTAAGTGCCGACGGATTACCTAACTTTAAAGAAATGTTTGCCAATCTGCGGTTAGGGCCTTCAGTAATCAATGCCGAAGACATAAAACATTTTTTGCCTAAAGATGCCTACACCATTGCTGCCAGGCTGGGCAATGTAGAACTGGAAGGCCGCTTCTTAGGCTTTTACAACGACTTTGTGGCTAACGGCACTTTTAATACGCAGCTGGGCAGCCTGGTTTCGGACATCAACCTGAAAATAGATGACAATGCCCGCACCTCTTCCTACAGAGGCTATGTAAAAACAGACAGGTTTGATGTTGGCCGTTTGCTCGATATTTCAGATGTCATAAAAACGATATCCATAGATGGTCGCCTGGCTGGCTCGGGTTTTACACTGGAGAATGCCCGTGTTAACCTGAATGCCACAATTAACCAGTTGCACATCCTGGACTATAACTATAGAAACATTAAAGCAAACGGCACCCTCAGCCGCCAGAACTTTATTGGAAAGGTTGCTATAAACGACCCGAACCTGGTCTTTAACGCCGATGGCGAAATTGCCCTTGCCCGCAGCAGCCAGGCGTTTAACATGATCGGCACACTGCAACATGCCAACCTGCAGGCGCTGAGGCTGTCAGATGTGCCCTTTACCATCAGTACCCAGGCCAATTTAAATTTCAGTGGCCTGCAGTTAGACAGTTTTTCCGGGCAGGCAAAGCTCGAAAACACCCGCTTTACCTACAACGGCACCCCTATAGCCCTCGACTCGATTACCATTGATTCCAAAATATTTGAGAACCAGCGGAGCCTTACCTTAAATTCTGACCTGCTGGCCCTTTACCTGCAGGGCGACTTCGACTACACCACCCTCATCGGTGATATGAAACAGCTGGTAGAGGAGTATAAGCTTAATTTTGAAAGTTACGATCCTGCCATTCAGGCGTACTATAATCGTAAATCTGCCACAGCCATCCGGGAGTACAGCCTCGATTATAATTTGCACCTGCGGCATGCCAACCCGCTTATCAAGCTTTTTATACCCGAACTCAGCATTGCCAACTATACCGACGTAGAAGGCTCATTCCGCTATGGCAACACAGCCATTTTTAACCTGTACACCAACATTGATACCATTGCCTACAACGATCACCTGTTCTTCCAGAACACGATAGAGCTAAATACATCCAAGCTGCAGCTAAGCCCGGATGTGCTTTCCAGCCTGCTGTTTACCTCTGCCAGGCAACAACTACTGGAAAGCAACGAAACCCAGGATTTTTACCTGGAAGGCATCTGGAACGAACGTAATATTGATTTTTCCACCAGCATCAGGCAGGCCGGGGCAAACAACCGGGCTACCATTACAGGCGACCTGAACTTCCTCGAAAACCAGGTACAGATCGTATTCGACAGGTCTAACATTACACTGCAGGAGAACCCCTGGGTTTTTACTCCTGAAAATACCATCTACATCAGTAACCGGGGCAAAACCATCGAGTTTGAGAACTTCCTCATCTCAAACCTTAACCAGACGATTTCCATACAAGGTGTTTTATCGGATGCCCCTGACAGCAGGCTGAACGTGCAGGTACAAGACTTCGATATGGCTAACCTGAACCCGCTGATCTCTATGAAACTGGCTGGCAGGCTGAATGCGGAGGTAATGTTGCAGGGCATCTACAACAACACTGTTGCCAATGCCTCTATAAACCTGGATTCCCTTTACATGGATAACATACTGGTTGGCAGTATTGTAGGTCGCACCGAATGGAACGGCACGCAGCAGCTGATGAACGTAGATGTGGGCGTTCATTACAACAACGCGAAGGTGCTTTCGGTAACGGGCAACTACAGGCCGAACGATGAAGTTAACCAGCTGGACCTGCTGGCTGTATCAGAAAATGCACAGCTTAAGCTGGTTGAACCTTTACTTACTCCCATCCTCTCCCACCTGGAAGGCACCATGGAGGGGCGGATTCGCGTACTGGGTACCCTGGCAGCTCCGCAGCTTTCCGGCTCAGTTATGGTAAACAACGGGCAGTTTCTCTTCGACTACCTGGGCACCACCTACCGTTTCTCCGACAGGGTATACCTGGCGCCGAACAGCATCAGTTTCCGGAATGCCCGGGTGCAGGATATATATGGCAACACGGCTACTGTTAATGGCGGCATTTCGCATGAAGGCTTTGAGAACATGCAACTGGATATGGAAGCCCGGTACAGAAACTTTATGGTGCTGAACACAACCCAGGAGCAGAACGAGCTTTATTACGGAACTGCCTTTGGCACCGGTACAGCTTCTGTAACAGGTCCGGCTGACGACCTGACCGTAAGAGTTAGAGCCAGAAGCGATGCTAATACGCGTATTGTATTGCCCCTGGATAACCAGACCGAGGTAACACGCAGGAAGTTTATCCGCTTTGTAAACACAACAGCTACTGATACCACAGGGGTCGCCACAGCTACAGATAACCCTGAAATAGACCTTTCAGGCATCAACCTGGATTTCGACCTGGATGTAACCAACAATGCTTACTTCGAAATAATCATAGACCGGCAGACTGGCGACATCATCAGGGGCTCAGGCCAGGGGCAGGTCAGGATGACGATTGATACACGCGGCGACTTTAATATGTATGGCGGCTTCGAGATTCTGAATGGAGCCTACAACCTGAACCTGCTCGAAGGGGTAGTCAGCCGGGAATTTAAGGTTGTGCCCGGTGGCACTTTGTCCTGGAACGGCGATCCGCTTACTGGTTTAATGGACCTGAGAGCAACCTACTCACAAACTACTTCCCTACGCGATATTGCCCCGGATATACAGGGCAGATATCCGGTAACAGCTGTAATCGACCTGAAGGGAGAGCTGCTGACGCCAAACATTAACCTGGGCCTGAGCTTTGAGGAATTGCCACAGGACATTGAATCGTCGGCTTCTATTCAGGCTTTTAAAAGCAATGTAAACAACGACCCGAACGAGCTGAACCGGCAGGTATTCAGTTTGCTGGTGCTGCGCAGGCTTTCGCAGCCGGGCACGTTCGCCTTTAACGAGGCAGCCGGTGCGGCAGGTAGTTTGGGAAACCTGTTATCTGCCCAGCTAAGCAGCTTCCTGAACAACCTGGACAACAACCTGGAAATAGACATTGGCCTGGACGGACTGGATCAGAATGCGCTCACCAACCTGAATGTGAGGCTCAGCTATACCTTTTTTGAAGGCAGGTTGCGGGTGACCAGCCAGTCAGGTTTTGCCAACAGCGCCACAGCCGGTACGGCAGGCGCCACCGGGGCAGCACCGGGCTACCAGGGCGACTGGTCGCTGGAATACTACATCACCCCATCCGGAGAACTAAGAGGCAGGCTGGAATATAACACACAGCCCCGCTCCTTCGCCAATAGGGTTGTAAACCGGCAAAGCCTTAGTATACTACATACCAAACGCTTTAACAGGTTTGGAGAACTCTTCCGTATCGAAAGGCGCAATCGGCGGGACAGGGCAAGAGACCGGGAGCCAATCATTCTCGATTCGGACCCCAGGCTGAACCTTTAG
- the tsaD gene encoding tRNA (adenosine(37)-N6)-threonylcarbamoyltransferase complex transferase subunit TsaD: protein MTEPTILAIESSCDETSAAVIKGGKVLSNIIATQAVHEKYGGVVPELASRAHQQNIIPVVAQALATANVTKSELNAVAFTRGPGLLGALLVGCSFAKSFALGLDIPIIEVNHMQAHILAHFIEDPKPSFPFLCLTVSGGHTQIVLVKDHLEMEIIGQTTDDAVGEAFDKTAKMLGLPYPGGPMLDRTAATGNPDAFAFPVGNMPNYDYSFSGIKTSVLYFLKERTKENPNFVQENLADICASIQKTLIATLLKKLVQATKDLGIKEVAIAGGVSANSGLRQTLQEYAKKYKWNVYIPAFQYCTDNAAMIAITAHYQYLKGDFATQYVSPEPRMKF from the coding sequence ATGACTGAACCAACTATATTAGCAATCGAATCTTCTTGCGACGAGACTTCCGCTGCCGTAATTAAAGGCGGTAAGGTCTTATCGAATATTATAGCCACCCAGGCCGTACACGAAAAATACGGCGGTGTTGTGCCTGAGCTTGCTTCAAGAGCGCATCAACAGAATATCATACCTGTTGTAGCCCAGGCGCTAGCCACCGCAAATGTAACAAAAAGTGAGCTAAATGCGGTGGCTTTTACCCGCGGTCCCGGACTTTTAGGAGCCCTTCTGGTGGGTTGCTCTTTTGCCAAATCGTTTGCCCTCGGCCTGGATATACCCATTATCGAAGTAAACCACATGCAGGCGCATATACTGGCACATTTTATCGAAGACCCCAAGCCCAGCTTCCCTTTCCTTTGCCTGACGGTTAGCGGTGGACATACCCAGATTGTGCTGGTGAAAGATCACCTGGAAATGGAAATCATTGGCCAGACAACTGACGATGCCGTGGGAGAGGCGTTCGATAAAACAGCCAAAATGCTCGGCCTGCCCTATCCGGGTGGACCTATGCTCGACCGCACGGCTGCTACTGGTAATCCGGATGCTTTTGCTTTTCCGGTAGGTAACATGCCTAACTACGACTATTCTTTCAGCGGCATTAAAACCTCTGTGCTTTACTTCCTGAAGGAAAGAACGAAAGAAAACCCGAACTTCGTACAGGAAAATTTAGCTGATATCTGTGCCAGCATACAGAAAACGCTTATTGCAACGCTGCTTAAAAAGCTGGTGCAGGCAACCAAAGATCTGGGTATAAAAGAAGTAGCCATTGCCGGTGGCGTATCGGCCAACTCCGGCCTGCGCCAGACCCTGCAGGAGTATGCCAAAAAGTATAAGTGGAACGTATATATTCCGGCATTTCAGTATTGTACCGATAATGCCGCCATGATTGCCATTACTGCGCATTACCAGTACCTGAAAGGCGATTTTGCCACACAATATGTGAGCCCAGAACCAAGAATGAAGTTTTAA
- a CDS encoding thioesterase family protein, producing the protein MKSTFHIGDTRNYQKVVTEADFARFEDGLVHQVCSTFALAQAAEWVGRLFVLEMKEVDEEGIGTFVSIQHKAPALEGEKIAFEAKLKSLEGNEIICQFEARVGDRLVAEGETGQKILKKEKLAKVLASKVI; encoded by the coding sequence ATGAAAAGCACTTTCCACATAGGTGATACCAGAAATTACCAGAAGGTGGTGACAGAAGCAGACTTTGCCCGTTTTGAAGATGGGCTGGTGCATCAGGTATGCTCTACCTTTGCTTTGGCTCAGGCAGCAGAGTGGGTAGGAAGGCTGTTTGTCCTGGAGATGAAGGAGGTGGATGAAGAAGGGATAGGCACATTTGTAAGCATTCAGCACAAAGCCCCGGCTTTGGAGGGAGAAAAGATAGCTTTTGAAGCTAAATTAAAGAGCCTGGAGGGAAATGAGATAATTTGCCAGTTTGAGGCAAGGGTGGGAGATAGGCTGGTAGCTGAAGGAGAAACTGGTCAGAAAATTTTGAAAAAAGAGAAACTAGCCAAAGTTTTGGCTTCTAAAGTAATTTAA
- the smpB gene encoding SsrA-binding protein SmpB, which produces MAKEKERIKKHVNIVNRRASFEYAFLEKYTAGVMLRGTEIKSIREGKVNMQDGYCVFQNGELYLHNMHISTYTEGTHYNHEPMRVRKLLLNKKELRKLENKAQEQGVTIIPIRVFISDRGFAKVEIALARGKKLYDKREDIKARDVKREMDRSGY; this is translated from the coding sequence ATGGCAAAAGAGAAAGAAAGGATAAAGAAGCATGTAAATATTGTAAACCGCAGAGCTTCTTTTGAATATGCGTTTCTGGAAAAATATACAGCAGGTGTGATGCTACGTGGTACCGAGATAAAATCTATTCGGGAAGGAAAAGTGAATATGCAGGATGGGTACTGTGTTTTTCAAAACGGAGAACTGTATCTGCACAACATGCACATATCCACCTACACCGAAGGCACCCACTATAACCACGAGCCCATGCGCGTGCGCAAGCTGCTGCTCAATAAAAAAGAGCTGCGTAAACTGGAGAATAAGGCGCAGGAGCAGGGGGTAACCATTATCCCGATCCGGGTTTTTATCAGCGATAGAGGCTTTGCTAAAGTTGAAATAGCCCTGGCCCGGGGTAAAAAACTGTATGATAAACGGGAAGATATCAAAGCCCGCGATGTAAAACGGGAAATGGACAGAAGTGGGTATTAG
- a CDS encoding C40 family peptidase, with protein MNYGICLLSLVPMRADTSDRSEQVTQVLFGECYEVVNQQGNWLCVQLASDGYKGWIDYKQHTPVSAQYYQEWVEAKHPRAMDLVQVVSNAQLRIPVGIGSYLPFFDGMNIRINDDVYLYNGRATNAALPATTIQVTKVAFNFLKAPYQWGGKSIFGLDCSGFVQQVFGICGYQLPRDAYQQVAHGEEVHFATQTLPGDLAFFSNEEGRIIHVGLMLEGQQIIHAHGEVRVDTLDHNGIYQADRKRYSHKLRIIKRIFS; from the coding sequence GTGAACTACGGTATTTGTTTGCTCAGCCTGGTGCCAATGCGTGCCGATACTTCCGACAGATCGGAACAGGTAACTCAGGTACTGTTTGGGGAGTGCTACGAAGTTGTAAACCAGCAGGGGAACTGGCTGTGCGTGCAGCTGGCTTCAGATGGGTATAAAGGCTGGATAGATTATAAACAGCATACGCCTGTTTCGGCGCAGTATTACCAGGAATGGGTGGAGGCGAAGCATCCGAGGGCAATGGACCTGGTTCAGGTGGTAAGTAATGCGCAGCTGCGTATACCTGTAGGCATTGGAAGTTATCTGCCGTTTTTCGATGGCATGAACATCCGCATAAACGACGACGTGTACCTGTATAATGGTCGGGCAACTAACGCAGCCCTTCCTGCCACCACAATACAGGTCACAAAAGTTGCGTTTAACTTTTTAAAGGCTCCTTACCAGTGGGGCGGTAAATCTATCTTCGGCCTCGATTGCTCAGGATTTGTGCAGCAGGTTTTTGGGATCTGCGGCTATCAGTTGCCCCGCGATGCCTATCAGCAGGTGGCGCACGGAGAAGAAGTGCACTTTGCTACACAAACCCTGCCCGGCGATCTTGCCTTTTTCTCTAATGAAGAAGGCCGTATTATACATGTGGGTTTAATGCTGGAAGGGCAGCAAATTATACATGCTCACGGCGAAGTAAGAGTGGACACCTTAGACCATAATGGCATTTACCAGGCCGACAGGAAACGATATTCTCATAAATTGCGGATAATCAAGCGTATTTTTTCATAA
- a CDS encoding HNH endonuclease, which translates to MKDKVLILNQDFSAIAVCTIPKAFLLVYLEKAELVAKVNNSFLHTVSQSYPVPSVIRLQRYVRIPFYGIALTRQNVLRRDNFSCQYCGTSKNLTLDHLTPRSRGGATNWLNLVTACMRCNTRKGDRTPEEAGLKLVRKPIKPSLKTFLQLQLDTSNQEWGTYLGIEK; encoded by the coding sequence ATGAAAGATAAAGTGCTCATACTCAATCAGGATTTTAGTGCTATAGCTGTTTGTACCATACCAAAGGCTTTTTTACTTGTTTACCTCGAAAAAGCTGAGCTTGTAGCCAAAGTAAACAATTCATTTCTGCATACTGTTAGCCAGAGCTACCCGGTGCCTTCCGTTATCAGGTTACAGCGGTACGTGCGCATCCCGTTTTATGGCATAGCGCTTACACGGCAGAATGTACTGCGGCGCGATAACTTTTCCTGCCAGTACTGCGGAACCAGCAAAAACCTGACCCTCGACCATTTAACACCGCGCTCCCGCGGTGGGGCAACCAACTGGCTGAACCTGGTAACAGCCTGCATGCGCTGTAATACCCGCAAAGGCGACCGTACACCAGAAGAAGCCGGATTGAAATTAGTCCGTAAGCCTATCAAACCTTCTCTGAAGACATTTCTGCAACTACAACTTGATACCTCCAACCAAGAATGGGGCACATACCTCGGAATTGAAAAATAG